The Citrus sinensis cultivar Valencia sweet orange chromosome 4, DVS_A1.0, whole genome shotgun sequence DNA segment TCCAATCACTCCAACCCTTTCACACAATTGATTGAATTTCACTTGCTTGATTTATATTGCATCGAGATTTTGAGCCCGGCATGGTCAAGAAGTTTTAAAAGTGTACAAAATTGAGTGATTGAAAAATGATAGAGCTGAAAATGAGggaaaatttagaattatgGGAATTTTATTGGGGAagaaaaagtattttaaactCAATGATGGGGTGTTTAAGAAATAgggtgaataaaaaataaaaagaatttgaatatCATCAgtcaaatttaattgttttttatgaaaaacatTAACCGATGATTTctatttaaatgaataaatttaagtccctcaagttttttatttttaactacttgtatctttttctaaaacttATTATACTCATAAGAtatcaataattaatgttcaaaatgactatttctaaatattaaaattattattattattattattattattattattgatatctCTCCAATCACTCCAACCCTTTCACACAATTGATTGAATTTCACTTGCTTGATTTATATTGCATCGAGATTTTGAGCCCGGCATGGTCAAGAAGTTTTAAAAGTGTACAAAATTGAGTGATTGAAAAATGATAGAGCTGAAAATGAGggaaaatttagaattatgGGAATTTTATTGGGGAagaaaaagtattttaaactCAATGATGGGGTGTTTAAGAAATAgggtgaataaaaaataaaaagaatttgaatatCATCAgtcaaatttaattgttttttatgaaaaacatTAACCGATGATTTctatttaaatgaataaatttaagtccctcaagttttttatttttaactacttgtatctttttctaaaacttATTATACTCATAAGAtatcaataattaatgttcaaaatgactatttctaaatattaaaattattattattattattattattattattgatatctCTCCAATCACTCCAACCCTTTCACACAATTGATTGAATTTCACTTGCTTGATTTATATTGCATCGAGATTTTGAGCCCGGCATGGTCAAGAAGTTTTAAAAGTGTACAAAATTGAGTGATTGAAAAATGATAGAGCTGAAAATGAGggaaaatttagaattatgGGAATTTTATTGGGGAagaaaaagtattttaaactCAATGATGGGGTGTTTAAGAAATAgggtgaataaaaaataaaaagaatttgaatatCATCAgtcaaatttaattgttttttatgaaaaacatTAACCGATGATTTctatttaaatgaataaatttaagtccctcaagttttttatttttaactacttgtatctttttctaaaacttATTATACTCATAAGAtatcaataattaatgttcaaaatgactatttctaaatattaaaattattattattattattattattattattgatatctCTCCAATCACTCCAACCCTTTCACACAATTGATTGAATTTCACTTGCTTGATTTATATTGCATCGAGATTTTGAGCCCGGCATGGTCAAGAAGTTTTAAAAGTGTACAAAATTGAGTGATTGAAAAATGATAGAGCTGAAAATGAGggaaaatttagaattatgGGAATTTTATTGGGGAagaaaaagtattttaaactCAATGATGGGGTGTTTAAGAAATAgggtgaataaaaaataaaaagaatttgaatatCATCAgtcaaatttaattgttttttatgaaaaacatTAACCGATGATTTctatttaaatgaataaatttaagtccctcaagttttttatttttaactacttgtatctttttctaaaacttATTATACTCATAAGAtatcaataattaatgttcaaaatgactatttctaaatattaaaattattattattattattattattattattgatatctCTCCAATCACTCCAACCCTTTCACACAATTGATTGAATTTCACTTGCTTGATTTATATTGCATCGAGATTTTGAGCCCGGCATGGTCAAGAAGTTTTAAAAGTGTACAAAATTGAGTGATTGAAAAATGATAGAGCTGAAAATGAGggaaaatttagaattatgGGAATTTTATTGGGGAagaaaaagtattttaaactCAATGATGGGGTGTTTAAGAAATAgggtgaataaaaaataaaaagaatttgaatatCATCAgtcaaatttaattgttttttatgaaaaacatTAACCGATGATTTctatttaaatgaataaatttaagtccctcaagttttttatttttaactacttgtatctttttctaaaacttATTATACTCATAAGAtatcaataattaatgttcaaaatgactatttctaaatattaaaattattattattattattatttgttgtaaTATAGTGGTAGGGACAAAAATCTaagggtgaaaaaaaaattggtatttaatagaattttcgTAATGACAAAAAGTAAATGGACCCAAGTGATAAACCAATATAATTGATGGACAAAagatcatttttcatttgtgtttCCGACACCGTCGTTTGGTTTACGCTTCCCGACCCATGATATTCAAGTCCAGGTACCTTTGTCATCCCATAAAATTGtccataattaaaataaggcATGTTTTATATTCTGTGGCTAATATTTAGAGCAAATGAATTTTCCAAGTCCTCccataaaaatatcatatccCAACATAATCTTCAACCATTTTAACGGTTAAAATTACAAGAGAAGTCGTATCTATGTTTTATCACAATTGTTTGGCAACCACCAAATTGGCCGAATAAAGCCATTGATGAATCAGAAAAAGATACCATTGTCGAAAACTTGGCCATTGTGGTCCCTGATGTATAAAACTGACCATAGGATTGGCAAAGGTTTGTCAATGAGCAGAACTTACGTTCACGTCATGCACACTTAAATGTTATCTATATACTGTATAGACATTGCTCTGAACAAAACTCTTCATTCAGAGTCCCCGAGTCGGCTGCAAAGGAATGGTCATGAATAATCTTTCAACAGAATCGATTGCTGCTGTAGCAATTTCAGCCTTAGTGATATTCCTCTCAATTTTCCTCTTGATTTCAAGAAATGGGCAGAAAAGGATACTCAAGAATAAGCAAGCTAAACAAGCACCGGTAGCAGGGGGAGCATGGCCTTTGATAGGCCACCTACATCTCTTACGAGGGCCAGAGCCAGCTCACAGAGTTTTGGGCAACCTGGCTGACAAATATGGAACAATATTCACTATGAAGTTGGGGGTGAAACAAGCTTTAGTGGTGAGCAACTGGGAAATTGCTAAGGAGTGTTTTACCACAAATGACAAAGCTTTTGCAGGTCGCCCCAAAACAATGGCCGTAGAGCTTATGGGGTACAACTTTTTGGTCATAGGCTTCGCGCCATATGGCAACTACTGGCGTCAGTCACGTAAGATAGTGACAATTGAGCTTCTGTCAAATCGTCGCCTTGAGAAGCTCAAACACGTACGTGAATCGGAAGTGAAGGCTTCAATCCAGAGGTTATACAAGAATTGCATAAGTAGCAGCAGTTCACGTAAAGTAGTTTCGGTGGAGATGATCCATTGGCTCGAGGGCACAGCACTTGACattattttgagaataattGCCGGAAAACGTCACACTTCACAATCAGAAGAGGCTAATGATTGGCAACAGCAAATAACAAAGATCGCTGCCTTGTTTGGTCAGTTCGTGGTGTCCGATGCGTTGCCATTTCTGAGACGGTTAGATATCGGTGGATATGAGAGATTAATGAGCAAGACAGCTAAATATTTTGACATCATTTTGCAAGAATGGGTGGATGAGCACAAGATGAAAAGAGTTTCTGGTGAAATCAAGGGCGACGAGGATTTCATATATGTGTTGTTGTCCTTGCTCGATGATAATGCAGAGCAGCTTCCTGATCGCGATGCTGACACTGTCATTAAAGCAATCTGCTTGGTATAATATAACCTCATGAAAAGCTTGTGGTGTGTTTGTGTTTGCATTGTTATAGGAATGTCACAGATTTCTTACTGCTTTTAATTTGCAGACTCTAATCGTAGCGGCTACAGACACCACAGCAGTTACATTGACATGGGCTATTGCTTTGCTTCTGAACAATCCCGATGTTCTGAAGAAGGCACAAGACGAATTAGACATTCAGGTTGGCACTGAAAGGCAAGTGAATGAATCAGACATGAGGAATTTGGTTTACTTGCAGGCCATTATCAAGGAAACAATGCGTTTATACCCTGCTGGACCACTTTTACTACCTCACGAGTCTATAGAAGAATGCATCGTCAATGGTTACCTCGTCCCTGCAGGCACCCAACTGTTTGTTAACGCCTGGAAGATTCAACGCGATCCATGTGTTTGGGAGGAGCCATGTCAATTTCAGCCAGAAAGATTTCTTACTAGGCATAAGGATATTGATGTTGGGGGACAAGATTTTGAATTGATACCATTTGGGAGTGGAAGAAGAATGTGTCCTGCAGTGTCATTTGGCCTCCAAGTTATGCAACTAATGCTTGCTTCATTAGTGCATGGGTTTGATTTTACAACCCCATCAGATGAACCGGTTGACATGGGAGAGGCAATGGGCCTAACCATTGCTAAGGCTACTCCGCTTGAAGTGCTTGTTAGTCCGCGCCTTTCTGCTTCTTTATATGGTTAAAATTAGCTTGTGTACTTGTTAATGGAAATAATTAAGTTGTACTTTTCAACAACTAAGGTGCGTTTATATCATTGGGTGTCATCACTGTGCGTTTAGCACACTGCATATGTTAAAGGTGAGTTTGGCATATTATACTATCTTGTATTATTGAACGTTTAGTAAGTTGCTTTTGACTGTATTATattaacattatatatattgtgtTAATAGTGTATAATATTTGGTAttattttgtactatattaatttttatgtatccTATATTTTGTGTTGCATTGCATTGCATTATATTAATTCTTttggtaaaaattttaaattataagttgggaaaaaaattaattagtacttagaaaaatgataaaatagatgttctgaattttataattttttacataaattatttttagtataaatgtaaaaaatatcataattcttTTGAACGTAtgtaaaattaagaaattctacaatttttggtgtgtgtgtgtgtatgagCAGTTCTCAAATATTTATCTTGTGAAATAAAGatccaagaaaataattcaatcaaataacctttaaaaattatcataacataaataaatagataaagcCATCTCATAATAAAGAtcacaacaaattttttttacaaataccACAACATACTAGAACCCTAATCACTTATGGGAATGAGGTGAAATGGGAATGGGGAATGAGAATCATACTATATTGTTTATTTGAGACAAGAATCGGAATCACAATGGGTTGAAATCTCATtgatatgtttatattttctcttggAATCAGAATCataataagttaaattatttcaaGTAACTAAAGTACCcttagttaattataataataactatttattattatgatgatgatgatgatgatgataatgatgttgattattattattaataataaaatttctgttaataaattaattagttatattcATATGTTgttagtatattaattaattaaaatttattattattaataataataaaattaataacaataatcataataataataataaaaataaaatatcatcatcatcaacaaaataatcctttttcaaaataataataataatcatcatcaaattaatCCATTTCCCAAATAATCATcgtcaaaaaaaaataatcc contains these protein-coding regions:
- the LOC112498929 gene encoding cytochrome P450 82A3-like: MVMNNLSTESIAAVAISALVIFLSIFLLISRNGQKRILKNKQAKQAPVAGGAWPLIGHLHLLRGPEPAHRVLGNLADKYGTIFTMKLGVKQALVVSNWEIAKECFTTNDKAFAGRPKTMAVELMGYNFLVIGFAPYGNYWRQSRKIVTIELLSNRRLEKLKHVRESEVKASIQRLYKNCISSSSSRKVVSVEMIHWLEGTALDIILRIIAGKRHTSQSEEANDWQQQITKIAALFGQFVVSDALPFLRRLDIGGYERLMSKTAKYFDIILQEWVDEHKMKRVSGEIKGDEDFIYVLLSLLDDNAEQLPDRDADTVIKAICLTLIVAATDTTAVTLTWAIALLLNNPDVLKKAQDELDIQVGTERQVNESDMRNLVYLQAIIKETMRLYPAGPLLLPHESIEECIVNGYLVPAGTQLFVNAWKIQRDPCVWEEPCQFQPERFLTRHKDIDVGGQDFELIPFGSGRRMCPAVSFGLQVMQLMLASLVHGFDFTTPSDEPVDMGEAMGLTIAKATPLEVLVSPRLSASLYG